The genome window GCGTGCCGATCCCGGCGTCGAATCCGCCACTCTGGCGGCCTTCACCCCTCTCGCCTTCCTGGATGCGCCCGCGCGGCGCATCTCGATTGAGGGCTACGACCCGCGCCGTGGCGAAGATCTGACGTTCATGTTCAACGCGGTCGGTCCGGATTACTTTCGCACGCTCCGGATCGCCGTGAAGGCGGGCCGGGCCTTCGAAGATCGCGACGACGAGGCGGCCGCGCCGGTGGCGGTCGTGAACGAGACGTTCGCTCAGCGATTCTGGGGGGGTGCCGCAAACGCCATCGGCAAGCGGGTCCGGATGGCCGGCGGCGACTGGCGCACCGTGATCGGCGTGGCGGCCGACGTCAAGTACATGCGCATCAACGAATCGCCGCGGCCGTACGTGTACCTGCCGTTCCTGCAGGCGTACCGATCGAACATGATCCTGCACACCCGCGGTCCGGCGCCCGTCGACGTCCTCGTGAACCAGGCGCGCGCGCACGTCGCGAAGCTCGACCCCGACCTGCCGATTCTGTACGCCAGGCCGCTGGCTGGAGGAATCAACGGGGCGCTGATTCTCTTCAACCTGGCGGCGAAGATGCTGTTCCTGTTCGGCGTCGCCGGCATGGCGCTCGCCGCGATGGGCACCTACGGCCTGGTGTCATACGTCGTCAAACAGAGCACGCATGAAATCGGCATTCGGACGGCGCTCGGCGCGTCGGACGGTTCGATCGTTCGCGGGTTTCTGCGACGCGGTCTGGGGCTGGGCGCGATCGGCGCCGCCCTCGGTGTGGTCGTGGCACTCGCCCTCACCAGGCTTCTCGGCGCCGTGCTGTTCGGCGTCAGCGCGACCGACGCCACCGCCTTCGCGCGTGCGCTCGCGATCGTTCTGGGCACCGTGGCCGCTGCCAGTCTTGTTCCAGCCTGGCGCGCGGCCCGGACGAACCCGCTGAGCGCGCTGCGACATCAATAGCGAGTCGGGCCGGGTGGCATGCAGGAGGAAGAGGCACCGAGGAGGCGCCCGATGGCGATCACCCCATACCTCTACTACGAAGACGCCGGCAACGCCCTCAAGTTCCTGGCGAAGGCGTTCGGATTTCGCAGATCCGGCGCGCAGACCAAGGGCGCCGACGCTGGTGCGACGATTATCGAGGAGCTCACCGACACGTCGTACGGGCATCGCCGCTACACCGCGACGGATCCGGAGGGGCACGAATGGTGCTTCGCGGAGCCGATCCGGCGCGCCAAGGCGGCGCGCAAGGCTACCGCCGCATCATCTGCTCGGGCATCTGCACGGCGATGACCTGGCCGCGCGCGCAGACCTGACCCTCGGCGGAAAGCGTGGCGCTCACGATCACCTTGCGCCCGCTGATCTCTTCGACCCGGCCGCGAATCTCCAGCGGCGGCCCCAACGGGGTCGGGCGCAGGTAGTCGACCCGGAGAGACGCCGTGACAAAACGGAGCGGCGGGCCGCTGCCCAGCTCGCGGCCCGCGGCGCGGTACGCCGCCGCGGCCGCCGTTCCCGTCCCGTGACAGTCGATGAGGGAGGCAATCAGCCCGCCATACACGTAGCCGGGAACCGCGGTGTGATACGG of Acidobacteriota bacterium contains these proteins:
- a CDS encoding PaaI family thioesterase, which encodes MSAEIFQDFYPDDVSHCYGCGRLNEHGLQIKSQWDGEETVATFVPKPYHTAVPGYVYGGLIASLIDCHGTGTAAAAAYRAAGRELGSGPPLRFVTASLRVDYLRPTPLGPPLEIRGRVEEISGRKVIVSATLSAEGQVCARGQVIAVQMPEQMMRR